A region from the Drosophila ananassae strain 14024-0371.13 chromosome 2L, ASM1763931v2, whole genome shotgun sequence genome encodes:
- the LOC6501578 gene encoding uncharacterized protein LOC6501578 — MDSTFGNVFLFLTDLAWKSRLTIPVLVTTAFLVMDIRLQIEINIQSGQFNASDLDDADEDLDDHLAGHDHGFDDDSGSESYIDDLDEYNSEYTNDDGNVSEASHYSLDVYDPWGSDWDDNDEVDVYSLEMRY; from the exons ATGGACTCCACTTTCGGCAATGTCTTCTTGTTTCTGACGGATCTCGCCTGGAAGAGCCGCCTCACCATCCCCGTCTTGGTCACCACAGCATTTCTTGTTATGGATATTCGCCTGCAAATCGAGATCAACATCCAGTCGGGACAATTT AACGCCAGCGATCTAGACGATGCTGATGAAGATCTTGATGACCATTTAGCTGGTCACGACCACGGATTCGACGATGATAGCGGTAGCGAAAGCTATATAGATGATCTCGATGAGTACAACAGCGAATACACCAACGACGACGGCAATGTTAGTGAGGCTTCCCACTACAGCCTAGATGTTTACGATCCATGGGGCTCCGACTGGGACGACAACGATGAAGTCGATGTCTATTCTCTAGAGATGCGGTACTAG
- the LOC6501577 gene encoding uncharacterized protein LOC6501577 encodes MSLGNADPWQVKNSGNKQESAGPADNGEKFEDNFSSNGPETNANGKSEGHEPLPDSSDYLKLLERKLAKVQKGNKLLDSLRDKRQDCMRGLLASEGVPVSIFEQFLELETPIESGRLHRHLLPIQAVNVGETVHIVDHDELQQKEEDNLEQDKKALEL; translated from the exons ATGTCACTTGGTAATGCCGATCCCTGGCAAGTAAAGAATTCAGGTAACAAGCAAGAAAGTGCAGGACCGGCAGATAACGGTGAAAAATTCGAGGATAACTTTTCCTCAAACGGCCCAGAGACCAACGCCAACGGAAAGAGCGAAGGACATGAACCATTGCCGGACTCCAGCGACTACTTAAAGCTGTTAG AAAGAAAATTGGCCAAAGTTCAAAAGGGTAATAAATTGCTCGACAGCCTGCGCGACAAGCGGCAGGATTGCATGCGCGGTCTCCTGGCTTCAGAGGGTGTACCAGTTTCCATATTCGAGCAGTTCCTTGAACTTGAAACACCAATTGAAAGTGGGCGGCTGCATCGGCACCTGCTGCCAATCCAGGCTGTAAACGTGGGCGAAACGGTTCACATTGTAGACCACGACGAGTTGCAGCAAAAAGAGGAGGATAATTTGGAACAGGATAAAAAGGCTCTAGAACTCTAA
- the LOC6499015 gene encoding conserved oligomeric Golgi complex subunit 7, producing the protein MDVSALSGPNFSPAEWINANYKKFVEENGRDDSDAAASFIRSYVAKLQLYIFNVNNAVEESSRQVVASMPRIAKESAALHADVRRLQDKMSAMRLEVAAVQNETGECMATLERLNNKSQRLQVAKESLQESDGWGNLLAELEDGFERNDLKGVCEKLIALQKSLFAQEQLAGHAERVTQVEDFKNRLEALASPSVVQCFAEGNLEQAQHFVQIFTSIQRLPQLQQYYRAVQKNFWQQQWKQTLELQGTETQPQQQQFLTLYYDQLLEHCQRQVKWCSNLFGEDCTQPFMVIAELLPALQPTRDAHILQLLKTSNERLEMLTQFSQVNHSFVLHLNSLLEQSHIKLSEELHRLLGEAVFEYFHKFIQQYPRLEETQLSTQVDRLSSNQATPSDGVRHLEESTRKLYEWLKEACERCSSITSDLALCKLITLLNGIFKRQLESFGRIQRQIGLSLGSTSYAAQSENWSLLQYTMSQLQCLADFQVQLHQFEQELHTRMANLSTKLSKPSNRGPITIFQTCDHTARTQLINSIADYQQKKSETTDSLGIFPQIYATLKGHFTDTHDITLNILLQPIETHLAHIRPPLEDHLASGIDMPSFSFAPQESITQIGQYLLTLPQHLEPLLLSPSPLLKQALEVCNIKYTQAIPCADVLLSLVVEQCCVLYQTQILQIKSLPPSAATQLSVDIEYLSNVLEELGLSINLQLSQILTLLKAAPDQYLTLSSGCEPRLVTAIRQMRNIISTQ; encoded by the exons ATGGACGTGTCGGCTCTTTCAGGACCAAACTTTAGTCCTGCGGAGTGGATAAATGCCAACTACAAAAAGTTTGTGGAGGAGAACGGACGGGACGACAGCGACGCTGCTGCGTCGTTCATCCGGAGTTACGTGGCCAAGTTGCAGCTGTATATCTTCAAC GTAAATAATGCCGTGGAGGAGTCCAGCCGACAAGTGGTGGCTAGCATGCCACGGATTGCGAAGGAATCTGCGGCACTGCACGCTGATGTCCGTCGGCTGCAGGATAAGATGAGTGCCATGCGCCTGGAAGTTGCAGCAGTGCAGAATGAAACTGGCGAATGCATGGCCACGTTAGAACGCCTAAATAACAAAAGTCAGAGGCTGCAGGTGGCCAAGGAGTCCTTGCAGGAATCTGATGGCTGGGGAAACCTACTGGCGGAACTAGAAGACGGCTTCGAACGCAATGATTTGAAG GGTGTTTGCGAGAAGTTGATAGCTTTGCAGAAGTCATTATTTGCCCAAGAACAACTGGCAGGACATGCTGAGCGCGTCACCCAGGTTGAAGACTTCAAGAACCGTTTAGAGGCTCTAGCATCACCAAGCGTAGTCCAATGTTTTGCTGAAGGTAACCTGGAGCAGGCTCAGCATTTTGTTCAGATATTTACCAGCATTCAGCGCCTGCCGCAGTTGCAGCAATACTATCGAGCTGTACAGAAGAACTTTTGGCAGCAGCAATGGAAGCAAACTCTCGAACTTCAGGGCACGGAAACTCagccccagcagcagcaatttCTCACCTTGTACTACGATCAACTGTTGGAGCACTGTCAACGCCAAGTCAAGTGGTGCTCGAATCTTTTCGGTGAGGATTGCACACAGCCTTTTATGGTGATTGCCGAACTGCTGCCTGCCTTGCAACCTACGCGAGATGCACATATTTTGCAGCTTTTGAAGACTTCGAATGAGAGGCTTGAGATGCTTACTCAGTTTTCTCAGGTTAATCACAGTTTCGTTCTGCATTTGAACTCTCTACTTGAGCAATCGCACATCAAATTGTCTGAAGAACTTCATCGCTTGCTGGGAGAGGCTGTCTTTGAGTATTTCCATAAATTTATTCAGCAGTATCCGCGTTTGGAAGAGACCCAGCTGTCAACGCAGGTGGATCGACTATCTTCCAATCAAGCAACGCCCAGTGATGGAGTGCGTCACCTAGAGGAAAGCACAAGAAAACTTTACGAGTGGCTTAAAGAGGCCTGCGAACGATGTTCGTCGATTACTAGTGATTTGGCTCTTTGCAAACTGATTACGCTTTTGAATGGTATATTCAAAAGACAACTGGAGAGCTTTGGACGTATTCAACGGCAAATTGGTCTCAGTTTGGGATCCACCAGCTATGCGGCGCAGAGCGAAAACTGGTCCCTGCTGCAGTACACCATGTCCCAGTTGCAATGTCTAGCTGACTTTCAGGTTCAGCTGCACCAATTCGAGCAGGAGCTTCATACCCGAATGGCCAATTTGTCGACCAAGCTTTCTAAGCCCTCAAACCGGGGTCCCATAACTATATTTCAGACCTGCGATCACACAGCTCGCACTCAGCTCATAAACAGCATCGCTGACTATCAGCAAAAGAAGTCCGAAACTACAGACAGCCTTGGAATCTTTCCACAAATTTACGCAACACTTAAGGGACATTTTACTGATACCCACGATATAACTTTGAATATTTTACTGCAGCCCATTGAGACGCACTTGGCCCATATTCGACCACCATTGGAAGATCATTTAGCGTCCGGCATTGATATGCCATCCTTTAGTTTTGCTCCGCAGGAAAGCATCACCCAAATAGGTCAATATTTGCTAACATTGCCGCAGCATTTGGAGCCATTGCTTTTGTCACCTTCGCCCTTACTAAAACAGGCATTGGAAGTCTGCAACATTAAGTATACGCAAGCCATTCCTTGTGCTGATGTTCTACTGTCTTTAGTTGTCGAGCAGTGCTGTGTTTTATACCAGACGCAGATTCTCCAAATTAAATCGCTGCCACCTTCGGCGGCTACTCAACTGAGCGTAGACATTGAATATTTGTCGAATGTACTGGAAGAACTTGGCTTATCCATCAACCTACAACTAAGCCAAATTCTTACACTCCTGAAGGCAGCTCCGGATCAATACCTGACCCTCAGCAGCGGATGTGAACCTCGTCTGGTTACGGCTATTCGTCAAATGCGCAATATAATATCTACACAGtag
- the LOC6499014 gene encoding translation initiation factor eIF-2B subunit alpha — translation MPQRKETSHDFDVVKYFLQLLDEDKDLSSGIAAIRTLLMILEKKQFGTIHILHTTMRDAVAAMRNTDLSIAAIVSAGELFCRFITLSLDDKHMEECRQIMLNRGKIFLTKLQNSRQVIAQQAQRFISDGCRILTHSRSRVVLKALITASQNKKSFHVYVTQGGTGNPGEEMVRELHAAGIDCTLILDSATGYVMESVDFVMVGAEAVVESGGIINRIGSYTMGLCAREMKKPFYVLAESFKFTRLYPLNQRDLPNEYKYSRKHLHDVSKVHPLVDYTPPVYITLLFTDLGILTPSAVSDELIKLYM, via the exons ATGCCGCAAAGAAAGGAAACTAGCCATGATTTTG ATGTGGTGAAGTACTTTTTACAGCTCCTCGATGAGGACAAGGACCTGTCTTCGGGTATAGCAGCTATCAGGACACTGCTCATGATTTTGGAGAAGAAACAGT TTGGAACCATTCACATCTTACACACAACGATGAGGGATGCGGTAGCCGCCATGCGAAACACGGATTTGTCCATTGCTGCCATCGTGTCCGCTGGGGAGCTGTTCTGCCGGTTTATTACTCTCAGTTTGGATGACAAGCACATGGAGGAGTGTCGGCAGATTATGCTGAACCGGGGGAAAATATTCCTAACGAAGCTCCAAAACTCCCGGCAGGTGATTGCCCAGCAAGCTCAAAGGTTCATCAGCGACGGCTGCCGTATATTGACCCACTCCCGCTCTAGAGTTGTCCTAAAAGCACTTATCACTGCCTCGCAAAACAAAAAGTCCTTTCACGTCTACGTTACACAAGGAGGGACTGGCAATCCCGG GGAGGAAATGGTCCGAGAACTACACGCAGCTGGCATTGATTGCACGCTGATTCTGGACTCAGCCACGGGTTATGTGATGGAATCGGTCGATTTCGTGATGGTTGGAGCTGAAGCAGTGGTCGAGAGCGGTGGTATTATAAACCGAATTGGATCCTACACCATGGGCTTATGTGCTCGTGAAATGAAGAAACCTTTCTACGTACTAGCCGAGAGCTTCAAGTTCACAAGATTATATCCCCTTAACCAGCGGGATTTACCCAATGAGTATAAA TACTCCCGCAAACACCTGCACGACGTGTCCAAAGTGCATCCCCTCGTGGACTACACGCCACCCGTCTACATAACTCTTCTCTTTACCGATCTGGGAATACTGACACCCTCAGCCGTAAGCGACGAATTGATCAAGTTGTACATGTAA